The stretch of DNA CCATCCCACGCGTCCCCCATATGAAGGGTTGCTCTTGCGCCCAACCCTAGCGACCCTCCAgggctcccccgccgccgcatccCATCTCttgccggcgacgagcaccCACACCAGGTATGCCTTCCCGTTCTCCTCCCTAGTTACCTTCCTGCTCTGCGAAACGAAGCATTCAACATGTGTACACCGATCTAATGGTTTCATGGGTGCTCTGATTGCTGCAGGTAAGGAAGGAGGAGGTCGGCGAGGATGTCGCACCGTAAATTTGAGCACCCGAGGCATGGGTCCCTGGGCTTCCTCCCTAGGAAGCGATCCTCCCGCCACCGCGGAAAGGGTACGTGCTGCCACGCGGATGCGTTCGTCTGGCTACTTTGTGTTTTCCCCGTCGGTTGTTTTTGCTAATATTCCCACTCTGTGTtggcttcgcgtgatcgggctGTGGGAATTGGATGTGACCGTATGAACTGCTTGAGTTGTCTCGTAGCTCATCTCTTGTTACCAGTACTCTGATAGTGTCATTATTTCATTTGTTTGTTGTGCGTTGGGTAGATTTCGGAGATTGCTAATTGAGTAAAATTGTTCTCATTTGCACATCTTAGATGCATTTAATGACAAGTACATTGCACTTGGGATCGTGGCTGATAGTGTTCTTGAACCATGGTGGTAGTTTGTATCATTGTTTGCCCGCAAACATTGAATGTGGAAATACAAAGCTATGACGCTGTTGTGAAATTTTAAGTATTATCAGTGGTTCCAAATTAAAGTATGGTCTTTTTCTCTAATATATTTGTTTACTTGTTGCTTCCGTGAAGTTTGATTAGTGGGCATGATAATATGTGTCTGATGTGccaattcttttttttttcctttgcagTGAAGTCCTTCCCTAGGGATGACCCGAAGAAGCCCTGCCACCTTACTGCCTTCCTTGGCTACAAGGCTGGCATGACACATATCGTGCGTGAGGTCGAGAAGCCTGGCTCCAGTAAGTAAACTGTCAGAGGAAGCAACTTCTTTGAAATGTTCCCTTGAGACAAGGAAACTCGAGATGCTACCTGATTATTCTATCCCCATATCTGGTCCTTGAGTTTTTCAAATCAAATTATTGTTTGTTGGTGGTATTGTGCATATCGTGTTTGTTGAGATGTACTCGCCTTGTGTGATTTTGTGCAGAGCTCCACAAGAAGGAAACCTGTGAGGCGGTGACCATCATTGAGACCCCTCCTCTTGTCATTGTTGGACTTGTGGCGTACGTTAAGACCCCACGTGGTCTGCGTACCCTCAACTCTGTCTGGGCCCAGCACCTTAGCGAAGAAGTGAGGAGAAGGTTCTACAAGAACTGGTGCAAGAGCAAGAAGAAGGCCTTCACCAAATACGCCCTCAAATATGACAGTGATGCAGGCAAGAAAGAAGTCCAGTTGCAGCTTGAGAAGATGAAGAAGTATGCTTCAGTTGTCCGTGTTATCGCCCACACTCAGGTGATATTTCCATTCACTGTCATCGCAGCTGAGTAATTTAATGTTTTACGGTGTTCTGTTCTCACATGCTCTACTGTTTCTGATTTCAGATTAGAAAGATGAAGGGTTTGAAGCAGAAGAAGGCCCATCTCATGGAGATCCAAGTCAACGGTGGCACGATCGCAGACAAAGTTGACTTTGGCTACAAGTTCTTTGAGAAGGAGGTCCCGGTCGACGCCGTCTTCCAGAAGGATGAAATGATTGACATCATTGGCGTCACCAAGGGTAAGGGGTACGAAGGTGTGGTCACCCGTTGGGGTGTCACCCGCCTTCCCCGCAAGACCCACAGGGGTCTCCGCAAGGTCGCCTGTATCGGTGCTTGGcatcctgctagggtgtcctaCACGGTTGCCCGCGCTGGTCAGAATGGATACCACCACCGGACGGAGATGAACAAGAAGGTTTACAAGATCGGCAAGGCTGGACAGGAAAGCCATGATGCCTCTACTGAGTTTGACAGGTAAGTTTTATTGGTTCTCTTCAGTTACATGTTGATCCATGATCATATGTTGCTTCTGTTATTTATACCTGTGCTGATTACTGAATTCTCTCAATTTTTACAGGACTGAGAAGGACATCACTCCCATGGGCGGCTTCCCCCACTATGGAATTGTCAAGGGCGACTACCTGATGATCAAGGGGTGCTGCGTCGGCCCCAAGAAGAGGGTGGTGACACTCCGCCAGTCCCTGCTGAAGCAGACCTCACGGCTGGCGCTGGAGCAGATCAACCTCAAGTTCGTTGACACCTCATCCAAGTTCGGGCATGGGCGCTTCCAAACCACCGACGAGAAGCAGAAGTTCTACGGCAAGCTCAAGACCTGAGCTGCCGTTCGTGCTGTAGAAGCAAAACGTCGTACCAAATAGTGTTCAATTTTTTTCCCTCAGTTTTGTTGAAGAGATTCAGAGAACCAGTTTGTGTTGCAACTGTGAGCTGCTTTGTTGCAAATGATTAGAATCATTAAAAATTTTGAACTTTGTAGCATGT from Panicum hallii strain FIL2 chromosome 3, PHallii_v3.1, whole genome shotgun sequence encodes:
- the LOC112884718 gene encoding 60S ribosomal protein L3-like, producing the protein MSHRKFEHPRHGSLGFLPRKRSSRHRGKVKSFPRDDPKKPCHLTAFLGYKAGMTHIVREVEKPGSKLHKKETCEAVTIIETPPLVIVGLVAYVKTPRGLRTLNSVWAQHLSEEVRRRFYKNWCKSKKKAFTKYALKYDSDAGKKEVQLQLEKMKKYASVVRVIAHTQIRKMKGLKQKKAHLMEIQVNGGTIADKVDFGYKFFEKEVPVDAVFQKDEMIDIIGVTKGKGYEGVVTRWGVTRLPRKTHRGLRKVACIGAWHPARVSYTVARAGQNGYHHRTEMNKKVYKIGKAGQESHDASTEFDRTEKDITPMGGFPHYGIVKGDYLMIKGCCVGPKKRVVTLRQSLLKQTSRLALEQINLKFVDTSSKFGHGRFQTTDEKQKFYGKLKT